A single region of the Thermococcus paralvinellae genome encodes:
- the iorA gene encoding indolepyruvate ferredoxin oxidoreductase subunit alpha yields MRKLLMGNEAIAYGALESGISFATGYPGTPSTEVIETIARLNPEVFAEWAPNEKVALEEAAGVSYAGLRSLVTMKCVGLNVAADPLMSLAYSGVEGGLVILVADDPGPHTSQTEQDDRYYGKLSLLPVLEPYDPQEAHDLIKYAYELSEKYKVPVLFRTTTRVNHTTADVEVGEFVKLDRKPEFKKDIQRYVRASMKGNLERHKWLNKTLREIEKEFETLEFNWVEGDGRIGIIAEGAPYNYVKEVVPKIDENFKILKLSTPHPLPRKLVVDFLKSVDMAIVVEDGAPFLEEEVKIVAYEEGLSVPIYGKRTGNLPLEGELTPSLVRNALLRLLGKEAQSYEKPKEVEEAEKLAPSRPPTMCPGCPHRGSYRALLDALRELKFKKDEIPIHGDIGCYALSLLPPLEAIWTEYVMGASISLANGQSIAFDKKIVATIGDSTFFHNGIQPLVDAVYKNLDVLVMILDNRTTAMTGHQPHPGTGESETGRKFNEIDIEALVKALGVKYVKTVDPYDLKATREAIKEAMQIKGPAVIIAKRECIIPVIRRGEIGELPIVIEDKCVGCKACILLTGCPALVYDPEINKVKIDPLICTGCGICNQLCPFDAIKFPSEIEK; encoded by the coding sequence ATGAGGAAACTTTTGATGGGTAATGAAGCCATCGCTTATGGAGCTTTGGAGAGCGGAATTTCTTTTGCAACTGGTTATCCTGGAACTCCATCAACCGAGGTCATCGAAACGATAGCACGTCTTAACCCCGAGGTTTTTGCCGAATGGGCACCCAATGAGAAAGTGGCTTTAGAAGAAGCAGCTGGCGTTTCTTATGCTGGGCTTAGAAGTTTGGTAACTATGAAGTGTGTTGGCTTAAACGTTGCCGCTGACCCTCTCATGAGCTTGGCTTATTCTGGTGTTGAGGGAGGTCTAGTAATTTTGGTTGCAGATGACCCTGGGCCTCATACTTCTCAAACAGAGCAAGATGACAGATATTACGGAAAGCTCTCCCTTTTACCGGTTCTTGAGCCTTATGATCCGCAGGAAGCTCATGATTTAATCAAATATGCCTATGAGCTTAGTGAAAAATACAAAGTCCCTGTACTATTCAGAACTACGACTAGGGTAAATCATACAACTGCTGACGTTGAAGTTGGCGAGTTTGTTAAGCTTGATAGAAAGCCGGAGTTCAAGAAGGACATACAGAGGTATGTGAGAGCCTCAATGAAAGGCAACTTAGAAAGACATAAATGGCTGAACAAGACGCTTAGAGAAATTGAAAAAGAATTTGAGACTTTAGAATTCAACTGGGTTGAAGGTGACGGAAGAATAGGAATTATTGCTGAAGGAGCTCCATACAACTACGTAAAAGAGGTTGTTCCAAAGATTGATGAAAACTTTAAAATCTTAAAGCTCTCAACTCCACATCCTCTTCCAAGGAAACTGGTAGTCGATTTTCTTAAGAGCGTTGACATGGCGATAGTTGTTGAGGATGGAGCACCTTTCTTAGAGGAAGAGGTTAAAATTGTAGCGTATGAAGAAGGGCTTAGCGTTCCAATATATGGGAAGAGAACCGGTAATTTGCCTCTTGAAGGAGAGTTAACGCCGAGCTTGGTTAGAAACGCCCTTTTGAGACTTCTTGGAAAGGAAGCCCAAAGCTACGAAAAGCCTAAGGAAGTGGAGGAAGCAGAGAAATTGGCACCCTCAAGACCCCCAACCATGTGTCCAGGCTGTCCTCACCGCGGCTCTTATAGGGCTCTGCTCGATGCTCTCAGAGAACTCAAATTCAAAAAAGATGAAATTCCAATTCATGGAGATATTGGGTGCTATGCCCTCTCATTGCTACCTCCTCTCGAGGCCATTTGGACGGAATACGTCATGGGTGCAAGCATAAGCCTAGCAAACGGCCAGAGCATAGCTTTTGACAAGAAAATTGTTGCCACAATTGGTGATTCCACGTTCTTTCACAACGGAATACAGCCCCTGGTGGATGCTGTTTACAAGAATCTTGATGTTCTTGTGATGATTCTTGATAACAGAACAACGGCAATGACTGGACATCAGCCCCATCCCGGAACTGGTGAAAGTGAAACGGGGAGAAAATTCAATGAGATTGACATTGAGGCATTAGTCAAAGCTTTAGGGGTCAAATACGTCAAAACAGTTGATCCGTATGATTTGAAGGCAACGAGAGAAGCAATAAAAGAAGCGATGCAGATTAAGGGACCAGCGGTTATTATAGCTAAGAGAGAGTGCATAATTCCAGTGATTAGGAGAGGTGAGATAGGAGAACTGCCTATCGTGATTGAGGACAAATGTGTTGGCTGTAAGGCGTGCATTCTTCTGACAGGCTGTCCTGCACTGGTTTATGATCCAGAGATCAACAAAGTCAAAATCGACCCGTTAATCTGTACAGGCTGTGGAATCTGCAACCAGCTTTGTCCGTTTGATGCAATTAAATTTCCAAGTGAAATAGAGAAATAA
- a CDS encoding YbaK/EbsC family protein: MNFKELEERAVKFRDERLWKKYHTPKNLAISIAVEVGELLEHFQWGTNEGILEKVKNPEIKEEIGDEIADIIIYLTLLAHELGIDLDEAVERKLKKNEEKYPAKEIRLQEIVEELGGEIIEVGKEVRSVKQVTKLLGVKPEQVVKSLVFITEKEPILVIVDGKSKASLEKLAKYFRKVRMASKEEVEKITGYKVGEVPPVGVSIRTVIDKEVLEKEIVIAGGGRIDRLIKIKPEKIVEFQKAEVLDIAE, from the coding sequence ATGAATTTTAAAGAGCTTGAGGAAAGAGCAGTTAAGTTTCGAGACGAAAGACTATGGAAGAAATATCACACGCCAAAAAACCTCGCCATTTCAATAGCCGTAGAGGTCGGAGAGCTTTTAGAGCATTTCCAGTGGGGTACAAACGAAGGAATTCTTGAGAAAGTTAAGAATCCAGAAATTAAAGAAGAGATTGGAGATGAAATTGCTGATATAATAATCTACCTCACGCTTTTGGCCCATGAGCTCGGCATTGACTTAGATGAAGCTGTTGAAAGAAAGCTGAAGAAAAATGAGGAAAAGTATCCAGCAAAGGAAATAAGACTTCAAGAAATCGTTGAAGAGCTTGGAGGGGAAATAATTGAAGTTGGAAAAGAGGTTAGGAGCGTCAAACAGGTTACAAAGCTCCTAGGAGTCAAGCCAGAGCAAGTTGTTAAATCTCTAGTCTTCATAACTGAAAAGGAGCCAATTTTAGTCATAGTTGATGGAAAGTCTAAAGCTAGCCTAGAAAAGCTCGCAAAATACTTTAGGAAAGTTAGAATGGCAAGCAAAGAGGAAGTTGAGAAAATTACAGGATATAAAGTCGGAGAAGTTCCACCAGTTGGGGTTTCAATTAGAACGGTGATTGACAAGGAAGTCCTTGAAAAAGAAATCGTAATAGCCGGCGGTGGAAGAATTGACCGCCTAATAAAGATAAAGCCAGAGAAGATAGTTGAGTTCCAAAAGGCCGAAGTTCTAGACATTGCGGAATAA
- a CDS encoding HIT family protein, whose amino-acid sequence MKCPFCNANPEVLLYEDDLIRILIDSYPANKGHLLVVPKRHVEKWEELSFEEKVALLRGIELAMEKLKLTLNPDGFNVGINLGKAAGQTVPHLHIHVIPRYEGDTNFPRGGVRKAVLDIEDENLELKERWIRNRMSEEETEKLRTAFKS is encoded by the coding sequence ATGAAATGCCCCTTCTGCAATGCAAATCCTGAAGTGCTGCTTTATGAAGATGACCTAATTAGGATCCTTATTGACTCTTATCCAGCCAATAAAGGTCATCTATTGGTTGTCCCAAAGAGACATGTGGAAAAATGGGAGGAGCTGAGCTTTGAGGAGAAAGTTGCCTTGCTTAGAGGAATTGAACTTGCAATGGAGAAGTTGAAGCTGACTTTAAATCCAGATGGCTTTAATGTTGGTATAAATTTGGGAAAAGCCGCTGGGCAGACTGTTCCCCATCTCCACATTCATGTAATTCCGAGGTATGAAGGAGATACGAACTTTCCGAGAGGAGGTGTCAGAAAGGCTGTCCTTGATATTGAAGACGAGAACTTAGAGCTAAAAGAACGATGGATTAGGAACAGGATGAGTGAAGAGGAAACTGAAAAGCTTAGAACTGCATTTAAGAGTTGA
- a CDS encoding glycogen synthase translates to MKILMLGFEYLPIKVGGLAEAITSIAETLAELGNEVTVFTPSHGFKEGKEYTSFKIDVSGHTWEVKIYERKQNEVRVFSISDPLLDNPDVYGPGWEGMLSKAVHFGKASVGLLNKIIEKEGKPEVLHAHDWHTVFAAGLLKKYFQIPLVATIHRLNKSKVPAYYFHMANLGELAPYPDIDPEHTLCYIADLVTTVSRSYLWEEWVFFGMFEGKVTHVFNGIASYFWNEEFLENKDLPREERRKKILESLGLSDGIAFMFIGRFDRAQKGVDTLLRAIEILAESYPQEFSRMRFIIIGKGDPELENWAHAMESKYPSNVKVITKMLKREFTRELYGSVDFVVVPSYFEPFGLVQMEAMCLGAVPIGSAVGGIKDTIVSLDEDEENATGLLVPPRDAFALAQAMLRMAKLREENPELLERMRSNGKKRAKNVFTWENACKRYLRAYKNDIDKAVSFIG, encoded by the coding sequence ATGAAAATTTTAATGCTTGGATTTGAGTATCTACCAATAAAAGTTGGTGGACTGGCTGAGGCAATAACCAGCATAGCCGAGACATTGGCAGAACTTGGTAATGAGGTTACTGTTTTTACACCTTCACATGGCTTTAAAGAAGGAAAAGAATATACAAGCTTTAAAATAGACGTTTCGGGTCATACTTGGGAGGTTAAAATTTATGAGAGAAAGCAGAATGAAGTCAGAGTTTTTTCAATCAGCGACCCTCTATTAGACAACCCTGATGTTTATGGTCCTGGATGGGAGGGTATGCTGAGCAAGGCTGTTCACTTTGGAAAAGCAAGTGTGGGGCTGTTGAACAAAATTATAGAGAAAGAAGGAAAACCTGAAGTGCTCCATGCTCACGACTGGCACACTGTCTTTGCTGCGGGTCTTTTGAAAAAATATTTCCAAATACCTCTTGTTGCAACCATTCACCGCTTGAACAAATCTAAAGTTCCAGCATATTATTTCCACATGGCTAACTTAGGGGAATTAGCTCCTTATCCAGATATAGATCCAGAACATACACTCTGCTACATCGCGGATCTCGTTACAACAGTCAGCAGAAGTTATCTCTGGGAGGAATGGGTATTCTTCGGCATGTTTGAGGGCAAAGTTACTCATGTCTTCAATGGCATAGCTTCCTACTTCTGGAACGAAGAATTTTTGGAAAACAAGGATTTGCCAAGAGAAGAGAGGAGGAAAAAGATACTTGAAAGCTTAGGCTTAAGCGATGGGATTGCTTTTATGTTCATAGGCAGATTTGATAGGGCACAGAAGGGAGTTGATACCCTTTTAAGAGCCATCGAAATTTTAGCAGAGAGCTATCCTCAAGAGTTCTCAAGGATGAGGTTCATTATCATTGGAAAAGGAGACCCAGAGCTTGAGAACTGGGCACATGCAATGGAGAGCAAATATCCGAGCAATGTGAAGGTTATCACCAAGATGCTCAAAAGAGAATTTACGAGAGAGCTCTACGGTAGTGTGGATTTTGTTGTAGTTCCTTCATACTTTGAGCCCTTTGGTCTTGTACAGATGGAAGCAATGTGCTTAGGAGCAGTTCCAATCGGTTCAGCGGTTGGAGGCATTAAGGATACCATAGTGAGCTTGGATGAGGATGAAGAAAATGCAACTGGTCTGTTAGTTCCTCCAAGGGATGCCTTCGCTTTGGCTCAGGCAATGCTCAGGATGGCGAAGCTTAGGGAGGAAAATCCGGAGCTACTAGAGAGAATGAGGTCCAATGGAAAGAAGAGAGCAAAAAACGTCTTTACATGGGAGAACGCATGTAAGAGATATCTCAGAGCTTACAAAAATGACATAGACAAGGCAGTAAGCTTCATAGGATGA
- the trmBL1 gene encoding HTH-type sugar sensing transcriptional regulator TrmBL1 — MKEEEIIEKLQKFGLTKYESLAYITLLKLGPSKATDITKESGIPHTRVYDVLSSLHRKGFVDIMHGTPRLYKPVNPEVVLEKIKEDLITDIEELKKAFLELYKSVHGEELPEIWTIHGFDNTLERAEYIIRTAKYEVLINTPFEFLSLLKEEIKKRKDVIFVIISNFEEVPEWLKRDNIILARSGGAPWLMASWIIGDIDYALFFGALPRDRRKEKFYSFWAKSAKLIQNYMHWFYTIYLDNSTIIKPINYGKLKKPLQLVNIRTLITLLKQITLPREIEIIGKLVENKEAVTLRGKVMEFEYTPLTASIAVDDGKKKWKVGGLGSYFEDIEGEKFILLD, encoded by the coding sequence ATGAAGGAAGAGGAGATAATTGAAAAACTTCAGAAGTTCGGTTTGACAAAATATGAAAGCTTGGCATATATAACTCTACTCAAACTTGGTCCGAGCAAAGCAACGGATATAACAAAGGAAAGTGGCATTCCACACACGAGAGTTTATGATGTTTTAAGTTCTCTTCACAGAAAAGGATTCGTTGATATAATGCATGGTACTCCCCGTTTATACAAGCCAGTGAATCCTGAGGTTGTCCTTGAAAAAATTAAGGAAGATCTAATAACAGACATTGAAGAGCTTAAAAAGGCTTTTCTGGAACTTTACAAGTCTGTTCATGGGGAAGAGCTCCCAGAGATTTGGACAATTCACGGCTTTGATAATACCCTTGAAAGAGCTGAATATATAATAAGAACTGCAAAGTATGAAGTTTTAATAAACACACCATTTGAATTTCTCTCCTTGCTTAAGGAAGAAATTAAGAAGAGAAAGGATGTTATTTTTGTAATAATCAGCAACTTTGAAGAGGTTCCAGAGTGGCTCAAGAGGGATAATATCATTCTTGCAAGGAGTGGAGGTGCACCATGGCTAATGGCAAGCTGGATTATAGGAGACATTGATTATGCACTTTTCTTCGGAGCCCTCCCAAGGGACAGAAGGAAAGAGAAGTTCTACTCCTTCTGGGCAAAGTCAGCGAAGCTTATCCAAAACTACATGCACTGGTTCTACACTATTTATCTCGATAACAGCACAATAATCAAGCCGATAAACTATGGTAAGCTGAAAAAGCCGCTTCAACTTGTTAACATTAGAACCCTAATAACTCTCCTTAAGCAGATAACTCTACCAAGAGAAATTGAGATTATTGGAAAGCTCGTGGAAAATAAGGAGGCAGTAACGCTGAGGGGAAAAGTCATGGAGTTTGAGTACACTCCATTAACAGCTAGCATAGCTGTTGATGATGGAAAGAAAAAGTGGAAAGTTGGTGGATTAGGAAGCTACTTCGAGGACATTGAGGGAGAGAAGTTCATACTCTTAGACTGA
- a CDS encoding alpha amylase N-terminal ig-like domain-containing protein: MYKIFGFKNDKYLGKVAEVEFSMLKRGSYAYLLGNFNAFNEGSFRMREKGDRWSIKIELPEGVWYYAFSIDGDLMLDPENREKTTYKRHSYKFRRTVNVAKIFSGEEFYHYPSLIYAYSLGDLAYIRFRAIKGTVKKVFLISDQKYEMRKKARDDLFEYFEAVLPKKEELEYYFEIHTADEIINYGDFKVDFNEQKEMFKPPTWIFERIFYQIMPDRFANGNPENDPHDCIELGISHHGGDLEGIIEKLDYIEELGVNALYLTPIFESMTYHGYDIIDYFHVAKKFGGDKALKQLVNELKKRDIKLILDGVFHHTSFFHPYFQDILKKGKESKYRNFYRIFGFPVISKEFSKLLHSNEPWIEKYQKLRKLKWNYESFFSVWLMPRLNHENPEVKEFIRTVMKYWLERGADGWRLDVAHGVPPDVWREIRKDIPDDAYLLGEVMDDARLWLFDKFHGTMNYPLYEALLRFFVYNEITAEEFLNWLELLSVYYGPAEYTMYNFLDNHDVERFLGLVRDKRKYLCALTFLMTYKGIPAIYYGDEVGLENMDVPSMECSRVPMEWNEKKWDKEILKITKELIDLRRRSKALQRGTFVPIFFEDKLLIYERVSKGERILIGINYSEKEAKIKLPEKVKILLGQLHGERLPPFSFFISSL, translated from the coding sequence ATGTATAAGATTTTCGGCTTTAAAAATGATAAATATCTTGGCAAAGTCGCAGAAGTGGAATTCAGCATGCTCAAGAGAGGAAGCTATGCCTATCTCCTGGGAAATTTCAACGCATTTAATGAGGGAAGCTTTCGCATGAGAGAAAAAGGTGACAGATGGAGTATAAAAATTGAGCTTCCAGAAGGAGTTTGGTACTATGCTTTCTCCATTGATGGAGACCTTATGTTAGATCCAGAGAACCGTGAAAAGACCACATATAAGAGGCATTCATATAAATTTAGGCGGACTGTTAATGTTGCTAAAATCTTCTCAGGAGAGGAATTTTACCATTACCCCTCTTTGATTTATGCATATTCTTTGGGAGACTTAGCTTATATTCGCTTTAGAGCCATAAAAGGAACTGTCAAAAAGGTATTTTTAATCTCAGATCAAAAATATGAAATGAGAAAAAAAGCACGAGATGACCTCTTTGAGTATTTTGAAGCAGTTTTGCCCAAAAAAGAAGAACTTGAATATTATTTCGAAATCCATACAGCAGATGAGATTATCAATTATGGAGACTTTAAGGTAGATTTTAACGAGCAAAAAGAGATGTTTAAACCACCCACTTGGATTTTTGAGAGAATCTTTTATCAAATAATGCCCGACCGCTTTGCCAATGGGAATCCAGAAAACGATCCACACGATTGTATTGAGCTTGGTATTAGTCATCACGGCGGTGATCTTGAGGGGATCATAGAAAAGCTTGACTACATTGAGGAACTCGGAGTTAATGCTCTTTATCTAACACCAATCTTTGAGTCCATGACATATCACGGCTATGATATCATTGACTATTTCCATGTTGCTAAGAAGTTTGGAGGAGACAAGGCACTTAAGCAACTGGTTAATGAGTTGAAAAAGAGAGATATCAAGTTGATCCTCGATGGGGTCTTTCACCATACAAGCTTTTTCCATCCCTACTTCCAAGATATTCTTAAAAAAGGAAAAGAAAGCAAGTACAGGAACTTCTATCGCATCTTTGGCTTCCCTGTAATTTCCAAGGAATTTTCAAAGCTTTTACACTCCAATGAACCTTGGATTGAAAAGTACCAAAAACTTAGGAAACTTAAATGGAACTATGAAAGCTTCTTCTCAGTCTGGTTAATGCCTCGTTTAAATCACGAAAATCCAGAGGTTAAAGAGTTTATACGCACCGTGATGAAATACTGGCTTGAGAGAGGAGCAGATGGATGGAGACTAGATGTCGCTCACGGCGTTCCACCCGATGTCTGGCGAGAGATTAGGAAAGATATCCCAGATGATGCATATCTTTTAGGAGAGGTCATGGATGATGCTCGTTTATGGCTCTTTGACAAATTCCATGGAACAATGAACTATCCATTGTATGAGGCTCTTTTGAGGTTCTTCGTTTACAATGAAATTACTGCCGAAGAATTTCTCAACTGGCTTGAGCTTTTGAGTGTTTATTATGGACCGGCAGAATATACCATGTACAACTTCCTTGACAATCATGACGTGGAGCGTTTTTTGGGACTCGTTAGAGATAAGAGAAAATATCTCTGTGCTCTAACATTTCTAATGACTTACAAAGGAATCCCAGCCATATACTACGGCGATGAAGTTGGATTAGAAAACATGGATGTTCCCTCTATGGAATGCTCGAGAGTTCCAATGGAGTGGAATGAAAAGAAATGGGACAAAGAAATCCTTAAGATCACAAAAGAACTAATAGATCTGAGGAGGAGAAGCAAAGCTCTACAAAGAGGAACATTTGTTCCAATATTTTTTGAGGATAAGCTCCTCATATACGAGAGAGTTTCTAAAGGAGAGAGGATACTGATTGGAATTAATTACTCAGAAAAGGAAGCAAAAATTAAGTTGCCAGAAAAGGTCAAGATTCTTCTAGGTCAACTTCATGGGGAAAGATTACCTCCTTTCTCATTCTTCATTTCTTCGTTATGA
- a CDS encoding extracellular solute-binding protein produces MKKSLLALFLIGVLAFSVVASGCIGGEKTTTPTATQTTSSPSPTETTTSSPTTTTTTTTTSTETEKVPSGKVVIWHAMQPNELQVFESIIEEFMAEYPSIEIVLEQKPNLEDALKAAIPAGQGPDLFIWAHDWIGKFAEAGLLEPIDEYVTPDILDKFSGMAKGAIDYGGHYYAMPFAAETVAIIYNKNMISEPPKTFDEMKAIMEKYYKPNEEKYGIAYPINAYFISAWAHAFGGYYFDDKTKKPGLDKPETIKGFEFFFKEIFPYMAPTGDYNTQQAIFLEGRAPMMVNGPWSIGSVKDAGIDFGVAPLPPIIEDGKKYYPRPYGGVKLIYFAKGVKNKDAAWFFVKWFTTNPKVAKTLAKELGYIPVLKEVLNDPEIQNDPVLYGFGRAVEYAIPMPKSPEMGSVWGPVDTAITEILKDPQNADIAAILKAQNEEILKAISGG; encoded by the coding sequence ATGAAGAAAAGTTTGTTGGCACTATTTTTGATTGGTGTTTTGGCATTTAGCGTAGTCGCTAGCGGTTGTATCGGCGGAGAAAAGACAACAACCCCAACTGCAACTCAAACAACTTCTTCTCCAAGTCCCACAGAGACAACAACCTCATCTCCCACGACTACAACAACCACTACAACAACATCTACTGAAACCGAAAAGGTTCCAAGTGGAAAAGTCGTGATATGGCACGCCATGCAACCAAATGAACTACAAGTCTTTGAGTCAATAATTGAGGAATTCATGGCTGAGTATCCAAGCATCGAGATAGTTCTTGAGCAGAAGCCAAACCTCGAAGATGCTCTTAAGGCAGCAATTCCAGCTGGCCAAGGTCCAGACTTATTCATCTGGGCTCATGACTGGATTGGAAAGTTTGCCGAGGCTGGTTTACTTGAGCCAATTGATGAGTACGTAACCCCAGATATCCTTGACAAATTCAGCGGAATGGCAAAGGGAGCAATTGACTATGGTGGACACTACTATGCAATGCCATTCGCAGCTGAAACAGTTGCAATCATATACAATAAGAATATGATCAGCGAGCCACCAAAGACATTTGACGAGATGAAGGCAATCATGGAGAAATACTACAAGCCAAACGAGGAGAAATACGGAATTGCATATCCAATCAATGCCTACTTCATCTCAGCTTGGGCTCATGCATTTGGAGGCTACTACTTCGATGACAAGACAAAGAAACCAGGATTAGACAAACCAGAGACAATCAAGGGATTTGAGTTCTTCTTCAAAGAAATCTTCCCATACATGGCACCAACAGGCGACTACAACACCCAGCAGGCTATATTCCTTGAGGGAAGAGCTCCAATGATGGTCAACGGTCCATGGAGCATTGGAAGCGTTAAAGATGCTGGGATTGACTTTGGTGTTGCTCCATTGCCACCAATAATTGAAGACGGAAAGAAGTACTATCCAAGGCCATACGGTGGAGTTAAGCTCATTTACTTTGCAAAAGGTGTAAAGAATAAGGATGCAGCATGGTTCTTTGTCAAGTGGTTCACAACAAATCCAAAAGTCGCCAAAACCTTAGCAAAAGAACTCGGTTACATCCCAGTCCTTAAGGAAGTTCTGAACGACCCAGAGATACAGAACGATCCAGTATTGTACGGATTTGGTAGGGCCGTTGAATACGCAATCCCAATGCCAAAGAGTCCAGAAATGGGAAGCGTCTGGGGACCAGTTGACACTGCAATTACAGAGATTCTCAAAGATCCACAAAACGCTGATATAGCTGCAATACTGAAGGCCCAAAATGAAGAGATACTGAAAGCAATTAGCGGAGGCTGA